Proteins from a single region of Geothrix sp. PMB-07:
- the ttcA gene encoding tRNA 2-thiocytidine(32) synthetase TtcA, with product MSNPCALPSLALPPTEEDLKTLPQLERKIARRLGEANAQHRLIEDGDRILVAVSGGKDSWALLDVLERLRRRAPVTFTVEAATVDPGFPQFNPDPIAETCEGLGVPHHLIPAPIDKMVRAKPEELPCIICSRLRRGVLYSFAKQQGFTKIALGHHLDDLIETLLINLFFEGRLSTMPLRLVSDDGANTVIRPLGTCEEKDLQRYAWLRGFPIVPCGCPLCGCSSLESRRKQVKELVASMETTIPRLKASMLGAMGNVKLTHLLDLSLGASGPATGAPSPGRAPSPKAAIHP from the coding sequence TTGAGCAACCCCTGCGCCCTCCCCAGCCTGGCCCTGCCGCCCACGGAGGAGGACCTCAAGACCCTTCCCCAGCTGGAGCGCAAGATCGCGCGGCGGCTGGGTGAAGCCAATGCCCAGCACCGGCTCATCGAGGACGGCGACCGCATCCTGGTGGCCGTGAGCGGCGGCAAGGATTCCTGGGCGCTGCTGGATGTCCTGGAGCGCCTGCGCAGGCGCGCTCCCGTCACGTTCACCGTGGAGGCGGCCACCGTCGACCCCGGATTCCCCCAGTTCAATCCCGATCCCATCGCTGAAACCTGCGAGGGCCTGGGCGTGCCCCACCACCTCATCCCGGCGCCCATCGACAAGATGGTGCGCGCCAAGCCGGAAGAGCTGCCCTGCATCATCTGCTCGCGGCTGCGGCGCGGGGTGCTCTATTCCTTCGCCAAGCAGCAGGGCTTCACCAAGATCGCCCTTGGGCACCATCTGGACGATCTCATCGAGACCCTGCTCATCAACCTGTTCTTCGAGGGCCGACTCAGCACCATGCCCCTGCGTCTGGTCAGCGATGACGGCGCCAACACGGTCATACGCCCCCTGGGCACCTGCGAGGAAAAGGACCTGCAGCGCTACGCCTGGCTGCGCGGCTTTCCCATCGTGCCCTGCGGCTGCCCGCTTTGCGGCTGCTCCAGCCTGGAGAGCCGGCGCAAGCAGGTGAAGGAGCTCGTCGCCTCCATGGAGACCACCATCCCGCGGCTGAAGGCTTCGATGCTCGGCGCCATGGGCAACGTCAAACTGACCCATCTGCTGGATCTCAGCCTCGGCGCCTCCGGTCCAGCCACAGGCGCGCCCTCCCCCGGCCGCGCCCCTTCCCCCAAGGCGGCCATCCACCCCTGA
- a CDS encoding TetR/AcrR family transcriptional regulator: MPRTAQPTRDRIIEAASKLFYSEGIGGVSVDAVAERAGVTKRTLYYHFLSKDDLIAAYLEGRDQPNLALMARWFKEAEGGPATKAQAIFIHLAKAARHPKWKGCGFLRTIAELAAMPGHPAVKIGARHKRSFETWLAREFADQGEDTAAELARHIVILLDGAFSAALTHRDAAYLEAAGRAANQLVASAQAGRKRRR, encoded by the coding sequence ATGCCCCGAACCGCCCAACCCACCCGCGACCGCATCATCGAAGCCGCCAGCAAGCTCTTCTACAGCGAGGGCATCGGCGGCGTCAGTGTCGATGCGGTGGCCGAGCGGGCCGGGGTGACCAAGCGCACCCTCTACTACCACTTCCTCAGCAAGGACGATCTCATCGCCGCCTATCTGGAGGGCCGTGACCAGCCGAACCTGGCCCTCATGGCGCGCTGGTTCAAGGAGGCCGAGGGAGGCCCTGCGACGAAGGCGCAGGCCATCTTTATTCACCTCGCCAAGGCCGCCCGCCATCCGAAATGGAAGGGTTGCGGCTTCTTGCGCACCATCGCTGAATTGGCGGCCATGCCCGGGCATCCAGCCGTCAAGATCGGCGCCCGCCACAAGCGGAGTTTCGAGACTTGGCTGGCCCGGGAATTCGCGGATCAGGGTGAGGACACTGCGGCCGAATTGGCTCGGCACATTGTGATTCTGCTGGATGGGGCCTTCTCAGCGGCTTTGACCCATCGGGATGCCGCCTACCTGGAGGCCGCAGGCCGCGCCGCCAATCAACTGGTGGCTTCAGCTCAGGCCGGACGGAAACGACGACGCTGA
- a CDS encoding Rrf2 family transcriptional regulator gives MKISARGRYSMQALFDLAHHSHGQPVPLHVIAERQKLSLPFLEQIFNKLKKAGVVASVRGPKGGYILTRPCNQVSVGEVLRLTDSSFYAVAKEDPKAANKALMADERMSRLLWNRLSDHISAFMEKVTFADLCSETSSNSCPDCTCPEYVKDVQGQLIRGERKACGVI, from the coding sequence GTGAAGATTTCTGCCCGTGGCAGGTACAGCATGCAGGCCCTGTTCGACCTGGCCCACCACAGCCACGGCCAGCCCGTGCCTTTGCACGTGATCGCTGAGCGACAGAAGCTCTCCCTGCCCTTTCTCGAGCAGATCTTCAACAAGTTGAAAAAGGCTGGCGTGGTGGCCAGCGTTCGCGGCCCCAAGGGCGGCTACATCCTCACCCGGCCCTGCAACCAGGTGAGCGTGGGCGAGGTGCTGCGCCTGACCGACAGCAGCTTCTACGCCGTGGCGAAGGAAGACCCCAAGGCAGCCAACAAGGCCCTGATGGCTGACGAGCGCATGAGCCGCCTGCTCTGGAACCGCCTTTCCGATCACATCTCCGCCTTCATGGAGAAGGTCACCTTCGCCGATCTTTGCTCCGAAACCTCCAGCAACAGCTGTCCCGACTGCACCTGTCCCGAGTACGTGAAAGACGTCCAGGGCCAATTGATCCGCGGCGAGCGGAAGGCCTGCGGCGTCATTTGA
- a CDS encoding S10 family peptidase, with product MRAALSLLCLPALVAQVPGKPADKQADVKGEVKADEKPTVTSHTLALGGKTLKYTVTTGLMPLKNAAGEKEADVFYMAYTLDGAEASKRPLMFSFNGGPGSASVWLHLGALGPRRVRMGSEGFMPAPPYQVVDNPATWLDQTDLVFIDPVGTGYSRAAKPELASQFHGVRGDIESVGEFIRLYLGRANRWSSPLFLVGESYGTTRAAGLSGHLIEKGIAFNGIVLVSAILNFQTHAFAVGNDLPYPLYLPTYTATAYYHHRLAPELQKDLQATLREAEAFAAGAYTTALNKGDALSAAEREAIATQLARLTGLDKAFVLRANLRIQDSTFYKELLRAEDRVVGRLDSRFKGVDASGVSDSPEFDPSMTAIRPPYTAAFNDYVRRELGYTSDQEYFILGGGVGRWDWGANGRYADTSDALRQAFAKNPFMKLFVANGYYDVATPYFATQYTLSHMRLDPAAHARISLGFYEAGHMMYIDEKSLVQLKKDVSAFIEGAVKK from the coding sequence ATGCGCGCAGCCTTGAGTCTGCTCTGCCTCCCCGCCCTCGTCGCCCAGGTACCAGGGAAGCCCGCGGACAAGCAGGCCGACGTCAAAGGCGAGGTGAAGGCCGACGAGAAGCCCACGGTGACCTCCCACACCCTGGCCCTGGGTGGCAAGACCCTGAAATACACGGTGACCACGGGTCTCATGCCCCTGAAGAACGCCGCGGGCGAGAAGGAAGCCGATGTCTTCTACATGGCCTACACGCTGGATGGCGCCGAAGCCTCGAAGCGTCCGCTCATGTTCAGCTTCAACGGCGGGCCGGGTTCCGCCAGCGTCTGGCTGCATCTGGGCGCCCTCGGCCCCCGTCGGGTGAGGATGGGGTCTGAAGGGTTCATGCCCGCACCGCCCTACCAGGTGGTGGACAACCCCGCCACCTGGCTGGATCAGACCGACCTGGTCTTCATCGATCCCGTGGGGACGGGCTACAGCCGCGCGGCCAAACCGGAGCTCGCCTCCCAATTCCACGGCGTGAGGGGCGACATCGAAAGCGTGGGCGAATTCATCCGCCTCTACCTGGGCCGCGCCAACCGCTGGAGCTCTCCCCTCTTCCTCGTGGGCGAGAGCTACGGCACCACCCGCGCCGCAGGCCTCTCCGGCCACCTCATCGAAAAAGGCATCGCCTTCAACGGCATCGTGCTCGTGAGCGCCATCCTCAACTTCCAAACCCACGCCTTCGCCGTGGGCAACGACCTGCCCTACCCGCTCTACCTGCCTACCTACACGGCCACGGCCTACTACCACCATCGCCTCGCGCCCGAGCTTCAGAAGGATCTGCAGGCCACCCTCCGCGAGGCCGAAGCCTTCGCCGCAGGCGCCTACACCACGGCGCTCAACAAGGGAGATGCCCTGTCGGCGGCCGAGCGCGAGGCCATCGCCACGCAGCTCGCCCGGCTCACGGGCCTCGACAAGGCCTTTGTCCTCCGCGCCAACCTCCGCATCCAGGACAGCACCTTCTACAAGGAACTGCTCCGTGCCGAAGATCGCGTGGTGGGCCGCCTGGACAGCCGCTTCAAGGGCGTGGATGCGAGCGGCGTCTCCGATTCCCCGGAATTCGATCCCAGCATGACGGCCATCCGCCCGCCCTACACCGCCGCCTTCAACGATTATGTCCGCCGCGAACTGGGCTACACATCGGACCAGGAATACTTCATCCTCGGCGGCGGCGTTGGGCGCTGGGACTGGGGCGCCAATGGCCGCTACGCCGACACCAGCGACGCCCTGCGCCAGGCCTTCGCCAAGAATCCGTTCATGAAGCTGTTCGTGGCCAACGGGTACTACGATGTCGCCACGCCCTACTTCGCCACCCAGTACACCCTCTCGCACATGCGCCTGGATCCCGCGGCCCATGCCCGCATCAGTCTCGGCTTCTATGAGGCTGGGCACATGATGTACATCGACGAGAAGAGTCTGGTCCAGCTCAAGAAGGATGTTTCAGCGTTCATCGAAGGGGCCGTCAAGAAGTAG